The Gemmatimonadaceae bacterium genome window below encodes:
- the pstS gene encoding phosphate ABC transporter substrate-binding protein PstS, translating into MTLRRTGTIPFVAMALCACGGGSPSRAASDNAPNATAGAVDLTGAGATFPYPIYSKWFSDYAHETGVRINYQSIGSGGGIRQLSEGTVDFGASDAPMSGDELARAKSPVMHFPTVIGAVAVTYNLPSMATPIRLTADILADMFFGHITTWNDSRIRAANPGIALPATDVLVVHRAEASGTTYIFSDYLSAVSPEWARAPGKGKELSWPVGIGAKGNEGVAGQVKQTPGAIAYVELAYAEQNHLPTARIENVSGAFVAPSMESATAAAAGVQEHLPNNTDYRISIVNAPGAGAYPIASFTWLLVYRTQRDATKAKKLKDFLHWYLHSGEGSASSLDYAPLPDAMRKRLDARVDSIGGGT; encoded by the coding sequence GTGACCCTCCGCAGGACAGGCACAATTCCGTTCGTCGCCATGGCGCTGTGCGCGTGCGGCGGCGGGTCGCCAAGCCGCGCCGCCTCGGACAACGCGCCTAACGCAACGGCCGGCGCCGTCGATCTCACCGGCGCCGGTGCAACCTTCCCCTATCCGATTTACAGCAAGTGGTTCTCCGACTACGCGCACGAGACCGGCGTCCGGATCAACTACCAATCGATCGGCTCGGGCGGCGGTATCCGCCAGCTGAGCGAAGGGACGGTCGATTTCGGCGCATCCGACGCGCCAATGTCGGGCGACGAGCTGGCCAGGGCCAAATCGCCCGTGATGCACTTTCCGACGGTGATCGGCGCGGTTGCGGTGACGTACAACCTGCCGTCGATGGCGACGCCGATCCGCCTCACCGCCGACATCCTCGCCGACATGTTTTTCGGGCATATCACCACATGGAACGACAGCCGGATCAGAGCAGCGAATCCCGGCATCGCGCTGCCGGCCACCGACGTGCTGGTCGTCCACCGCGCCGAGGCCAGCGGTACGACGTACATCTTCTCCGATTATCTGTCGGCCGTTAGTCCGGAGTGGGCGCGCGCGCCGGGCAAAGGCAAAGAGCTGTCCTGGCCGGTTGGCATCGGTGCAAAGGGAAACGAAGGCGTGGCGGGCCAGGTGAAGCAGACACCGGGCGCCATCGCCTACGTCGAGCTCGCCTACGCCGAGCAGAACCATCTGCCGACGGCTCGGATCGAGAACGTCTCCGGCGCGTTCGTGGCGCCGTCGATGGAGTCGGCCACCGCCGCCGCGGCGGGCGTCCAAGAACACCTGCCTAACAACACCGACTACCGCATCTCCATCGTCAATGCGCCGGGTGCGGGCGCGTATCCGATCGCGTCGTTCACGTGGCTGCTCGTGTACCGCACGCAGCGGGACGCGACGAAGGCAAAAAAACTGAAAGATTTCCTGCACTGGTATCTGCACTCCGGGGAAGGCAGCGCGTCGTCGCTCGACTATGCACCGCTTCCGGATGCGATGCGGAAGCGGCTCGATGCGCGCGTCGACTCCATAGGCGGCGGCACATGA
- the pstS gene encoding phosphate ABC transporter substrate-binding protein PstS has product MTDRFTRAAALGLTAVSIAAATAIAQGADLTGAGSSFAYPIYSRWASIYAEKTGVKINYQSIGSSGGIRQLSDETVDFGASDGPMTDEQMSKAKGGPILHIPTVLGAVAITYNLPDIQQPLRLTGHVLGDIYLGEVTKWNDASITSLNPGVKLPGSDIVVVHRSDGSGTSYIFTDYLSAVNPAWASGPGRAQSINWPVGLGGKGSEGVTGQVKQTPGAIGYVELSYAKENHLPTALIRNAAGQWVAPTIEGVTEAAAGAAAKLPPNTDFRISIVNAPGRAAYPISSFTWVLLYKRPVDPKKGKQLVDFLRWAIHDGEREAPSLDNSPLPPSMVAMLDKRLNEVNVASK; this is encoded by the coding sequence GTGACTGACAGGTTCACGCGTGCCGCAGCCCTGGGCCTCACTGCCGTTTCGATCGCCGCTGCGACCGCCATCGCGCAGGGCGCCGACCTGACCGGGGCCGGCAGCAGCTTCGCTTATCCGATCTACTCGAGATGGGCGTCGATCTACGCCGAGAAGACCGGAGTGAAAATCAATTATCAGTCGATCGGGTCGAGTGGCGGCATTCGCCAGCTGTCCGATGAAACCGTCGACTTCGGCGCATCGGATGGGCCGATGACCGATGAGCAGATGTCGAAGGCCAAGGGCGGCCCGATCCTGCACATTCCGACGGTGCTGGGCGCGGTGGCGATCACGTACAACCTGCCCGACATCCAACAGCCCTTGCGCCTAACCGGCCACGTGCTCGGCGACATCTATCTCGGCGAGGTCACGAAGTGGAACGACGCGTCGATCACCTCGCTCAATCCAGGCGTGAAGCTGCCCGGCTCGGACATCGTAGTTGTGCACCGTTCCGACGGCAGCGGCACGTCGTACATCTTCACCGACTATCTGTCGGCCGTGAATCCGGCGTGGGCGAGCGGCCCGGGCAGGGCGCAGTCGATCAACTGGCCGGTTGGGTTAGGCGGCAAGGGCAGCGAGGGCGTCACCGGCCAGGTGAAACAGACGCCGGGCGCGATCGGATACGTCGAGCTGTCGTATGCGAAAGAGAATCATCTGCCGACGGCGCTGATCAGGAACGCCGCCGGCCAGTGGGTTGCGCCGACCATCGAGGGGGTGACGGAAGCCGCCGCGGGCGCTGCGGCGAAGCTTCCGCCCAACACCGATTTCCGGATCTCGATCGTGAACGCGCCCGGGCGCGCCGCCTATCCGATTTCCTCGTTCACGTGGGTGCTGCTGTACAAGCGCCCGGTCGACCCAAAGAAGGGTAAACAGCTGGTCGACTTCCTCCGTTGGGCAATTCACGACGGCGAACGGGAAGCGCCGTCGCTCGACAATTCGCCGCTGCCGCCGTCGATGGTGGCCATGCTCGACAAGCGGCTGAACGAGGTCAACGTCGCGTCCAAGTAG
- a CDS encoding ATP-binding protein, with protein sequence MRLARRLFAGFALVITVLAILVVVISGQRLARELTARETDQLRREAQLVAAEWAAQPSADQETMAHTAGAALGHRVTLIAPDGRVIGDSEFADDALPHLENHAARPEVAAARERGTGVATRASPSRGDSELYVAVAAPVGVARVSVSTAQLGDIVASARDDVVLSALIALGAALALTFAFSRAVTQPIVELRDVARSLAAGDLARRPSLSAPGEVGELGTAMHRMAEQLAARLRELQAEQELLAAAIESLHEGLLAVDAQRRVVRLNDSARRLLRADRPVPFSVDLLPRDALLREALGAALGGEPSGPSETVVYERTLSITARPLGDGGAVLALLDLTATRRLESVRRDFVANVSHELKTPLTVIGGFAETIVTDDLPAEQRAQFAEAIRANAERMRRIVDDLLDLSRIESGGWRPNPTPVDVAAIADDIFHATRRTHTDHAVALDAAIDPRAPTVYADPTALHQIVANLVENAVRYTPAGGSVTVFTTPANGGAGTWVGVRDSGIGIAPEHLPRIFERFYRVDPGRSRDAGGTGLGLAIVRHLVEAHAGRVEAESAPGRGTTVRALFPAGPAHAGESDAARDPRRLAVTRP encoded by the coding sequence GTGAGACTCGCGCGCCGTTTGTTCGCGGGCTTCGCGCTCGTGATCACGGTGCTCGCGATTCTCGTGGTCGTGATCAGCGGCCAGCGCCTGGCGCGAGAGCTCACGGCGCGGGAAACCGACCAACTGCGGCGGGAAGCGCAGCTGGTGGCGGCGGAGTGGGCCGCGCAGCCATCCGCGGATCAGGAAACGATGGCGCACACGGCGGGCGCCGCGCTCGGCCATCGCGTCACGCTGATCGCGCCCGACGGCCGGGTGATCGGCGACTCGGAGTTCGCCGACGACGCGCTGCCGCATCTCGAGAATCACGCGGCGCGGCCCGAGGTCGCGGCGGCGCGCGAACGGGGGACCGGGGTGGCGACGCGCGCGAGCCCATCGCGCGGCGACTCGGAGCTTTACGTGGCGGTGGCGGCACCGGTGGGCGTCGCGCGCGTGTCGGTGAGCACGGCACAGTTAGGCGACATCGTGGCGAGCGCGCGCGACGACGTGGTGCTCTCGGCCCTCATCGCGCTGGGCGCCGCGCTGGCGCTCACCTTCGCGTTCTCGCGCGCCGTGACGCAGCCGATCGTCGAGCTGCGCGACGTGGCGCGCTCGCTCGCCGCCGGGGATCTGGCGCGGCGGCCGTCGTTGAGCGCGCCGGGCGAAGTCGGTGAGTTGGGCACGGCGATGCACCGCATGGCCGAGCAACTGGCTGCGCGGCTGCGCGAGCTGCAGGCGGAGCAGGAGCTGCTCGCCGCGGCCATCGAGTCGCTGCACGAAGGCCTGCTGGCGGTGGATGCGCAGCGCCGGGTGGTGCGGCTCAACGACAGCGCCCGGCGCCTGCTGCGCGCGGATCGGCCGGTGCCGTTCTCGGTGGACCTCCTGCCGCGGGACGCGCTGTTGCGCGAAGCGTTGGGCGCTGCGTTAGGCGGGGAGCCGAGCGGCCCCAGCGAAACGGTGGTCTACGAGCGGACGCTCTCGATCACGGCTCGCCCGTTAGGCGACGGCGGGGCCGTGCTCGCGCTGCTCGACCTCACCGCCACCCGGCGGCTGGAATCGGTGCGCCGCGATTTCGTCGCCAACGTGTCGCACGAGCTCAAGACGCCGCTGACCGTCATCGGCGGGTTCGCCGAAACCATCGTCACCGATGACCTGCCGGCCGAGCAGCGCGCGCAGTTCGCCGAAGCGATTCGCGCCAACGCCGAGCGCATGCGGCGCATCGTCGATGACCTGCTCGATCTGTCGCGCATCGAATCCGGCGGATGGCGGCCGAACCCGACCCCCGTCGACGTCGCCGCGATCGCCGACGACATCTTCCACGCGACCCGCCGCACACATACCGACCACGCGGTCGCACTCGATGCGGCCATCGATCCGCGTGCGCCGACGGTGTACGCCGATCCCACTGCCCTGCACCAGATCGTCGCCAACCTCGTCGAGAACGCGGTCCGCTACACGCCCGCCGGCGGTTCTGTCACCGTGTTCACGACGCCGGCGAATGGCGGAGCGGGCACCTGGGTCGGCGTGCGCGACTCGGGAATCGGCATCGCGCCCGAGCATCTGCCGCGAATCTTCGAACGTTTCTATCGCGTGGACCCGGGCCGGTCGCGGGACGCGGGCGGCACAGGGTTAGGCCTGGCCATCGTGCGGCATCTGGTCGAAGCGCATGCCGGGCGCGTGGAAGCGGAGAGTGCGCCGGGTCGCGGCACGACGGTCCGCGCGCTGTTCCCCGCCGGCCCCGCCCACGCTGGTGAGTCCGACGCGGCGCGCGATCCACGCCGCCTCGCTGTGACGCGCCCGTGA
- a CDS encoding response regulator transcription factor, giving the protein MTAAAVTPASGERVLVVDDEPDIVGLVAYHLAKTGYRVSTASTGADALSMARDEHPALIVLDLMLPGMSGFEVLEELRASESTRHVAVLLLTARREEADRIRGLLLGADDYLTKPFSPQELVLRVGAILRRVSAAGNPAADRLVIGPIAIDRAAHRVSVDAQDVELTPTEYRLLLTLAERRGRVQGRSHLLETVWDAAPDIQTRTVDMHVQRLRAKLGAASDLIETVRGFGYRLRTPRAIT; this is encoded by the coding sequence ATGACCGCCGCCGCCGTCACACCCGCCTCGGGTGAACGCGTGCTCGTCGTGGACGACGAGCCGGACATCGTTGGACTCGTCGCGTATCATCTCGCCAAGACGGGGTACCGCGTGTCGACGGCATCGACGGGCGCCGATGCGCTCAGCATGGCGCGAGACGAGCATCCGGCGCTGATCGTGCTTGACCTGATGCTGCCCGGGATGTCGGGGTTCGAGGTGCTGGAGGAGCTGCGGGCATCGGAGAGCACACGGCACGTGGCGGTGTTGCTGCTCACGGCGCGCCGCGAGGAGGCGGACCGCATCCGCGGTCTTCTGTTAGGCGCAGACGACTATCTCACCAAGCCGTTCAGCCCGCAGGAATTGGTGTTGCGGGTCGGCGCGATTCTGCGCCGCGTGTCGGCTGCCGGCAATCCGGCGGCGGACCGGCTGGTGATCGGCCCGATCGCGATCGATCGTGCGGCGCACCGCGTGAGCGTGGATGCGCAGGACGTCGAGTTGACGCCCACGGAGTATCGCCTGCTCCTCACGCTCGCCGAGCGGCGCGGACGCGTGCAGGGCCGCTCGCACCTCCTCGAAACGGTGTGGGATGCGGCGCCAGACATCCAGACGCGCACCGTCGACATGCACGTTCAACGGCTGCGGGCGAAGCTTGGCGCGGCGTCGGATCTGATCGAGACGGTGCGCGGCTTCGGGTATCGGTTGCGCACACCCCGCGCGATCACGTGA
- the udk gene encoding uridine kinase, translated as MNSLVVGIAGGSGSGKSTLARHVAAAMSPVRVVMLDMDAYYRNFTHLSDEERRRLNWDHPDAFDLELLARHIGDLAVGRSIDKPVYDFVRHLRKRETVAVHPAPAIIIDGILLLADSRIRERCDVKVFVDADADVRLIRRIRRDMHERGRPIDEILEQYETTVRPMHEEFVEPSKRYADLIVPHARDNVLAVEMIVAKIQECLRTEDAVQ; from the coding sequence ATGAACTCGTTGGTCGTTGGAATTGCGGGCGGCTCCGGCTCCGGGAAATCCACGCTGGCGCGGCACGTCGCCGCGGCGATGTCGCCGGTGCGGGTCGTCATGCTGGACATGGATGCCTACTACCGCAACTTCACGCATCTGTCGGATGAGGAACGGCGGCGCCTCAACTGGGACCACCCGGATGCGTTCGATCTCGAGCTGCTGGCGCGGCATATCGGAGATCTCGCGGTGGGGCGCAGCATCGACAAACCGGTGTATGATTTCGTGAGGCACCTCCGCAAGCGCGAGACCGTCGCCGTACATCCGGCGCCCGCGATCATCATCGATGGCATTCTGCTGCTGGCTGACTCGCGCATTCGCGAGCGGTGTGATGTCAAGGTCTTCGTCGATGCCGACGCGGATGTGCGTCTCATTCGCCGTATCCGCCGCGACATGCACGAACGGGGGCGGCCGATCGATGAGATTCTCGAGCAATACGAGACGACGGTGCGCCCGATGCACGAGGAATTCGTGGAACCGTCCAAGCGCTACGCCGACCTGATCGTGCCACACGCACGTGACAACGTTCTCGCGGTGGAGATGATCGTGGCCAAGATCCAGGAGTGCCTCCGGACGGAGGATGCGGTGCAATGA
- a CDS encoding 5'-nucleotidase C-terminal domain-containing protein translates to MRALLESGLVLLALTWPVAVRAQRPGARRVPAGIALTADSIPRYVRLRVIATNDFHGALDPISVSGGALRGGADAMAATIARAARGCAPPNCATLLVDAGDLFQGSAASNLAHGAPVVALYNALGYAATAVGNHEFDWGIDTLRARMREARFGILAANVRDRRGRLPSWARDDTILDRGGLRIGIIGVIGPETYHSIMSSRVRGLRFDDPAPIIDSLARSLRARGVDAVIVLAHSGAFCDDGTCHGPAIDLAKRLTEPVNAIISGHTHTLVDTRVDRVPIVQARASGRAVAVLDLAIAPTAARDSVLSQAVLESATDGDPPPIDSIVRAADARVAGLERRRVARFARALERAGPQYPLGNLIADAQRWAGKADVAAVNNGGIRQRVAAGDATWGALFAVQPFANALRRLTVPGRALRAYLATIVGTDGVPTAHVSGIALAFDRSRADRAPRLVSARLSGGGELRDDAPYTIVLNDFMATGAEGRILTEAATGDETLSVDDLDALVAYLRSRTQPVVAPNDRRITISQP, encoded by the coding sequence ATGCGGGCGTTACTCGAGAGTGGCCTCGTGCTGCTTGCGCTGACCTGGCCTGTCGCCGTGCGGGCCCAACGGCCTGGCGCGCGACGCGTTCCGGCCGGCATCGCACTGACGGCGGATTCGATCCCGCGATACGTGCGCCTCCGTGTGATCGCAACCAACGATTTCCACGGGGCGCTCGATCCGATCTCGGTGTCCGGCGGCGCCCTGCGCGGCGGCGCCGACGCCATGGCGGCAACGATCGCACGCGCGGCGCGCGGTTGTGCACCGCCTAACTGCGCCACGCTGCTGGTCGATGCGGGCGATCTGTTCCAGGGCTCGGCGGCGTCCAATCTCGCCCACGGCGCGCCGGTCGTGGCCCTGTACAACGCGCTCGGCTATGCCGCGACGGCCGTCGGCAACCACGAGTTCGATTGGGGCATCGACACCCTGCGAGCTCGAATGCGCGAGGCGAGGTTCGGGATCCTCGCCGCCAATGTGCGTGATCGTCGCGGCCGCCTTCCGTCGTGGGCGCGGGACGATACCATTCTCGATCGCGGTGGGCTGCGCATCGGCATTATCGGCGTGATCGGCCCCGAGACCTATCACAGCATCATGTCCTCGCGGGTGCGCGGCCTGCGTTTCGACGACCCGGCGCCGATCATCGACTCGCTCGCGCGGTCGCTGCGTGCGCGCGGCGTGGATGCCGTGATCGTACTCGCGCACAGCGGCGCCTTCTGCGACGACGGAACCTGCCACGGCCCGGCCATCGACCTGGCCAAGCGCCTAACGGAGCCGGTGAACGCCATCATCTCCGGCCACACACACACGCTGGTCGACACCCGCGTGGACCGCGTGCCCATCGTGCAGGCGCGGGCGTCGGGCCGCGCCGTGGCCGTGCTCGATCTCGCCATCGCGCCGACCGCCGCGCGCGACTCGGTGCTGTCGCAGGCGGTGCTCGAGTCGGCGACGGATGGCGACCCGCCGCCGATCGACTCCATCGTCCGCGCGGCGGACGCCCGCGTGGCCGGCCTCGAGCGCCGCAGGGTCGCGCGATTCGCCCGCGCCCTCGAGCGCGCCGGCCCGCAATATCCGTTAGGCAACCTCATCGCCGATGCCCAACGGTGGGCCGGGAAGGCGGATGTCGCGGCCGTCAACAACGGCGGGATACGCCAGCGCGTCGCCGCCGGCGACGCCACGTGGGGCGCGCTCTTTGCCGTCCAGCCGTTCGCCAACGCGCTGCGCCGCCTGACCGTCCCCGGTCGCGCGCTCCGCGCCTACCTCGCGACCATCGTCGGCACGGACGGGGTACCCACCGCTCACGTGTCCGGCATCGCGCTGGCCTTCGACCGCTCGCGCGCCGACCGTGCGCCGCGCCTCGTGTCCGCGCGCCTCAGCGGCGGCGGCGAGTTGCGCGACGACGCGCCATACACGATCGTCCTCAACGACTTCATGGCCACCGGCGCCGAGGGACGAATCCTGACGGAGGCGGCAACCGGCGACGAGACGCTCTCGGTCGATGACCTCGACGCGCTGGTGGCCTACCTGCGATCGCGCACCCAACCCGTCGTCGCGCCTAACGATAGGCGCATCACGATCTCGCAACCATGA
- the add gene encoding adenosine deaminase, giving the protein MPAITSDLLRALPKAELHCHLDGSIRPSTLLELGREYKQPMPAAGADALAEHMVVRDAHNLEDYLARFGTTLSVLQHADALERVAYELVEDAARDGVRYIEMRYAPVLNTRAGLSLGETVDATLRGIARGERDHGTRGRIIICGLRQLSPDVSLELARLAVAYRDRGVVGFDLAGAERDHPARDHAAAFALAREHGLACTVHAGEGDGPGSVRQAVHDCGADRLGHATRLIEDEGLTRVVNERRIALEVCITSNVQTRAVESYDAHPVRQYFDRGLLVVLNTDNRLMSGTTLTDEYMHAARHLDFTFAELAAIARNGFASAFMPAAERDAMLADADREIARLAACP; this is encoded by the coding sequence GTGCCGGCCATAACCAGCGACCTGCTTCGAGCACTGCCCAAGGCGGAGCTGCATTGTCACCTCGATGGCAGCATCAGGCCATCGACGCTCCTCGAATTGGGCCGAGAATACAAGCAGCCGATGCCGGCCGCGGGCGCAGACGCGTTGGCCGAACACATGGTGGTGCGCGATGCGCACAACCTGGAGGATTATCTGGCGCGGTTCGGCACCACGCTCTCCGTGTTGCAGCACGCGGACGCGCTCGAGCGCGTCGCCTACGAGCTCGTCGAAGACGCGGCGCGCGACGGCGTCCGCTACATCGAGATGCGGTACGCGCCGGTGCTCAACACGCGCGCCGGCCTGTCGTTAGGCGAAACGGTAGACGCCACCCTGCGCGGCATCGCGCGCGGCGAGCGCGACCACGGCACGCGCGGCCGCATCATCATTTGCGGCCTGCGCCAGCTCTCGCCCGACGTGTCGCTCGAGCTGGCACGACTCGCGGTGGCCTACCGCGATCGCGGCGTGGTGGGCTTCGACCTCGCCGGCGCCGAGCGCGACCACCCGGCTCGCGACCACGCCGCGGCCTTCGCGCTGGCGCGCGAGCACGGCCTCGCGTGCACCGTGCACGCCGGCGAGGGTGACGGTCCGGGCTCCGTAAGGCAAGCGGTGCACGACTGCGGCGCCGACCGGCTCGGTCACGCCACCCGCCTCATCGAAGATGAAGGCCTCACGCGCGTCGTAAACGAGCGGCGCATCGCGCTCGAAGTGTGCATCACGAGCAACGTCCAGACGCGCGCCGTGGAGAGCTACGATGCGCATCCGGTCCGACAGTACTTCGACCGCGGCCTCCTCGTGGTGCTCAACACCGACAACCGTCTCATGAGCGGCACCACACTCACCGACGAATACATGCACGCGGCGCGGCATCTCGACTTCACCTTCGCCGAGCTCGCGGCCATCGCGCGCAACGGGTTCGCGAGCGCGTTCATGCCGGCGGCCGAACGGGACGCAATGCTCGCCGACGCCGATCGCGAGATCGCGCGGCTGGCGGCGTGTCCGTGA
- a CDS encoding purine-nucleoside phosphorylase, with product MSVTSPAGAAAAVDRAAAALGAGLGDFAPRLALILGSGLGGLARRIDAVFDLPVGDVPGFPSARVEGHDGRIIAGSLDGVQVLAFAGRSHLYEGHEPAVAALPVRIAYALGARSLFVSNAAGGIRPALRPGHLMIIRDHINLMCRNPLAGPVARHETRFPDMSAPYDAEFVAVLRGAAAHARIAVVEGVYAAVLGPSYETPAEIRMLEWMGADAVGMSTVPEVIAARALGMRVAGVSLITNLAAGRGGAPLDHDEVLSAAARAAGDVERLVRAFVVRAAASR from the coding sequence GTGTCCGTGACATCCCCGGCCGGCGCCGCCGCCGCAGTCGACCGCGCTGCCGCCGCGTTAGGCGCCGGCCTCGGCGATTTCGCGCCCAGGCTCGCGCTCATTCTTGGTTCCGGCCTCGGCGGGCTCGCGCGCCGGATCGATGCGGTCTTCGACCTGCCCGTCGGAGACGTGCCGGGGTTTCCATCGGCCCGCGTCGAGGGGCACGACGGCCGCATCATCGCCGGCTCGCTCGACGGCGTGCAGGTGCTCGCGTTCGCGGGGCGCTCGCACCTGTACGAAGGCCACGAGCCGGCCGTGGCCGCGCTGCCGGTGCGCATCGCCTATGCGTTAGGCGCGCGGTCGCTCTTCGTGAGCAACGCCGCGGGCGGCATCCGCCCCGCGCTCCGGCCGGGCCACCTGATGATCATCCGCGATCACATCAATCTCATGTGCCGCAACCCGCTCGCCGGTCCCGTGGCCCGGCACGAAACGCGGTTCCCCGACATGTCTGCGCCGTACGACGCGGAGTTCGTCGCGGTGCTGCGCGGCGCGGCCGCACACGCGCGCATCGCGGTCGTCGAAGGCGTGTACGCCGCGGTGCTCGGCCCATCGTACGAGACGCCCGCCGAAATCCGCATGCTCGAGTGGATGGGCGCCGACGCCGTCGGCATGTCCACCGTCCCGGAGGTGATCGCGGCCCGCGCCCTCGGCATGCGCGTGGCGGGCGTTTCGCTCATCACCAACCTCGCGGCGGGACGCGGCGGCGCGCCGCTCGACCACGACGAGGTTTTATCCGCCGCCGCCCGCGCCGCGGGCGATGTCGAACGCCTCGTCCGCGCCTTCGTCGTCCGGGCGGCGGCCAGCCGTTAG
- the thiD gene encoding bifunctional hydroxymethylpyrimidine kinase/phosphomethylpyrimidine kinase gives MRIVLTIAGSDSGGGAGIQADLKTFHRFGVFGTSAITAVTAQNTEGVREWMALPAALVAAQIEAVATDLRPDAVKSGMLGTAAVIAAAAASITAHALHPYVLDPVMVASSGDALLERDAVGVLRSALLPVCDLITPNIEEAMVLTGEGVASVSDQERAARRLVEEGAPAALVKGGHAAGAEVADVLFDGARGVVRVFRHRRIDSRHTHGTGCTLSAAIAAHLALGVPLERAVETSLDFVHRAIAGAPGLGAGRGPLNHFA, from the coding sequence ATGCGGATCGTGCTCACGATAGCGGGCTCGGACTCGGGCGGCGGGGCCGGCATTCAGGCGGACCTCAAGACCTTTCACCGGTTCGGCGTTTTCGGGACGTCGGCCATCACCGCGGTGACGGCGCAGAACACCGAGGGCGTACGGGAGTGGATGGCGCTGCCGGCGGCGCTGGTTGCGGCGCAGATCGAGGCGGTGGCGACGGACCTGCGTCCGGATGCGGTCAAGAGCGGGATGTTAGGCACGGCGGCCGTGATCGCGGCAGCGGCCGCGTCGATCACGGCGCATGCGCTGCACCCTTACGTGCTCGATCCGGTGATGGTGGCATCCTCCGGCGACGCGCTGCTCGAGCGGGACGCCGTCGGCGTGCTGCGGTCGGCGTTGCTGCCGGTCTGCGATCTCATCACGCCTAACATAGAAGAGGCAATGGTGCTGACGGGCGAGGGGGTGGCGAGCGTGTCCGACCAGGAGCGGGCGGCGCGCCGGCTGGTGGAGGAAGGCGCGCCGGCCGCGCTGGTGAAGGGGGGCCATGCCGCCGGCGCCGAGGTGGCGGACGTGTTGTTCGACGGCGCGCGGGGTGTCGTGCGTGTGTTCCGCCACCGGCGGATCGATTCGCGGCACACCCACGGGACCGGCTGCACGTTGTCGGCGGCCATCGCCGCGCACCTTGCGTTAGGCGTGCCGCTCGAGCGGGCGGTGGAGACGTCGCTCGACTTCGTGCACCGCGCGATTGCCGGCGCGCCCGGCCTCGGCGCCGGACGGGGGCCGCTCAACCACTTCGCCTAA
- a CDS encoding diguanylate cyclase, whose protein sequence is MNTPRTNVLIIADRLDGAQALTQRLEPADSLTPGFEVLQPPLAPAEGISRLARGGVDVLVLDVTGSEDAGLDTVRRARFEAPDIPVVMLAPPGTSSESIGLRAAEAGAQDVVTRDQLDAGDLRRVLRYAIERHRLQATLRQLALSDELTGLYNRRGFLALCEHHLKLAHRMRGLMLAVVDIDRLRDINERFGRDEGDRAIVAAASALRSTFRASDVVCRLAGDDFATLVLDATDDALHAVAPRLRACVGRQNAAQRDRAYALSLTMGVVRFEPHAVPPIEELLVRAGEALATRKAARVV, encoded by the coding sequence ATGAATACGCCCCGCACCAACGTCCTGATCATCGCCGACCGGCTCGACGGAGCACAGGCGCTGACGCAGCGCCTCGAGCCGGCCGATTCGCTCACGCCTGGATTCGAGGTGCTCCAACCGCCTCTCGCGCCGGCGGAGGGTATCTCCAGATTGGCGCGCGGCGGAGTCGACGTGCTCGTCCTCGATGTCACCGGATCCGAAGACGCCGGTCTCGACACCGTACGCCGGGCGCGCTTCGAGGCGCCGGACATCCCCGTGGTGATGCTCGCGCCTCCCGGCACCTCCAGCGAATCGATCGGCCTGCGGGCTGCCGAAGCCGGAGCGCAGGATGTTGTCACCCGCGACCAACTCGATGCCGGCGACCTCCGCCGCGTTCTCCGCTACGCCATCGAGCGGCATCGCCTGCAAGCCACGCTGCGCCAGCTCGCATTGAGCGACGAGCTGACCGGCCTCTACAATCGGCGCGGCTTTCTCGCGCTCTGCGAGCACCATCTCAAGCTCGCCCACCGCATGCGTGGGCTCATGCTGGCTGTCGTCGACATCGATCGGCTGCGCGATATCAACGAGCGATTCGGCCGCGATGAGGGCGACCGCGCGATCGTCGCCGCGGCGAGTGCGCTGCGCAGCACGTTTCGCGCATCGGATGTGGTGTGCCGCCTGGCGGGCGATGACTTCGCGACGCTCGTGCTCGATGCCACCGACGACGCGCTGCACGCCGTCGCGCCCCGCCTCCGGGCCTGCGTCGGGCGCCAGAACGCCGCCCAACGGGATCGTGCCTACGCGCTGTCGCTCACCATGGGCGTCGTGCGATTCGAGCCGCATGCCGTGCCGCCCATCGAGGAGCTCCTGGTGCGCGCCGGCGAAGCGCTCGCGACGCGCAAGGCGGCGCGCGTGGTCTAA